In Panthera leo isolate Ple1 chromosome F3, P.leo_Ple1_pat1.1, whole genome shotgun sequence, one genomic interval encodes:
- the CR2 gene encoding complement receptor type 2 isoform X5 produces the protein MKGSNIVWCQANSKWNPPLPKCFKGCLPPPPINHGSYNILDKEFFPIGQEVSYSCDPGYTLIGTNPIQCTSLGTWSHTAPECEAKSCDAIPNQLLNGRVVVPPNLKLGAEVSFACDKGYRLNGQSSSQCVSEGTRVLWNNKFPVCERISCDPPPPIKNGWSSYSSGPIPLNTVIRYTCSGNFRLIGERVIFCISKDQVKAIWDKGAPVCEYYNKNSFCSEPIVPGGYRDKTSRPPYRHGDSVTFTCNTNFTMKGNKSVWCQANRTWGPTPLPICESDFPQECPSLPKIPNGHHTGESVGSFAPGLSVTYSCEPGYLLVGEKTIRCLSSGKWSAALPRCKEARCEPPGPFLNGEIESPPSLRVGVTVNFYCNEGYWLQGQPSSRCVIAGQRASWTRMPVCKEILCGPPPSILNGRHTGNPSGNIPYGSMVTYACDPDPEKGVSFILTGKKTIHCTANSQKTGGVWSGPAPRCELSSSAIQCPPPQIPRGQMSSGWKEQYSYNDTVVFACTFGFTMKGSKVTRCNGQGAWEPSVPVCEKECQAPPKILNGQKEDGHMVHFEPGTSIKYSCDPGYVLVGEKSIRCTSDGVWTPTAPECKVAECEPIEKQVFKRPRDQFIRPDVNSSCDEGYRLGGSVYQLCQGAIPWFMERRLCEEITCPPPPVIYNGKHTGSSSENVPYGTTVTYTCNPGPESGVEFVLIGESTIRCISNDQERGIWSGPAPVCKLSLPAVQCPPAHVANGYKISGKEAPYFYNDSVKFKCNKGFTLKGSSQIRCKANNTWDPEIPVCEKGCQPPFGLQHGRHTGGNRVLFVSGMTVDYTCDPGYLLVGNKSIHCMPSGNWSPSAPRCEEAPCQPVREDLREPPVHSHVVLVNTSCQEGYRLTGHAYQKCQDAENRVWFQKIPLCKAVHCPPPPVIDHGRPRGVMAERFLYGNEVSYECDQGFSLVGEKNIRCIIDSKGHGSWSGPTPQCFKSPPVTHCPNPEVKHGYKLNKTRSSYAHDDIVYVACNPGFIMNGSNLIRCHTNNQWVPGVPTCIKMAFLGCQPPLDIPNGNHTGGDMARFSPGMSILYSCDQGYLLVGEAFLLCTHEGTWSQPAPYCKEVNCSSPEYINGIQKGLEPGKMYQYGAIVTLECEEGYTLEGSPQSQCQDDHRWNPPLAVCKSPASLAPLLSGLSAGSVLLIFLIGVTLCTILKHRERNYYTNKSPIEGDLHLETQEVYSIDPYNPAS, from the exons ATGAAAGGCAGCAACATAGTATGGTGCCAAGCAAACAGCAAATGGAATCCTCCACTGCCAAAGTGCTTTAAGG GGTGTCTACCACCTCCACCTATCAACCATGGTAGTTATAACATCTTGGATAAGGAATTCTTTCCAATTGGACAGGAGGTGTCCTACAGCTGTGACCCTGGCTACACCCTCATTGGAACTAACCCTATTCAGTGCACATCCTTGGGAACCTGGAGCCATACAGCCCCTGAATGTGAAG CAAAATCATGTGATGCCATCCCAAACCAACTTCTCAATGGCCGTGTGGTGGTCCCCCCTAATCTCAAGCTTGGGGCAGAGGTTTCGTTTGCTTGTGATAAGGG GTACCGATTAAATGGCCAATCTTCTAGTCAGTGTGTCTCAGAAGGAACGAGAGTACTCTGGAATAATAAGTTTCCTGTCTGTGAAC GAATTTCTTGTGACCCTCCTCCTCCTATCAAAAATGGTTGGAGTAGTTATTCTTCTGGTCCCATACCTCTTAACACTGTGATACGGTACACTTGTTCTGGTAACTTCCGCCTCATTGGAGAAAGAGTCATTTTTTGTATAAGTAAAGACCAAGTGAAGGCCATCTGGGATAAAGGTGCTCCTGTATgtgaatattataataaaaattctttttgctcCGAGCCCATAGTACCAGGGGGATACAGAGATAAAACATCTAGACCACCATACAGACATGGTGATTCCGTGACATTTACCTGTAATACCAACTTCACCATGAAAGGCAACAAATCTGTTTGGTGCCAGGCAAATAGAACCTGGGGGCCAACACCACTACCCATCTGTGAGAGTG ATTTCCCGCAGGAGTGTCCATCGCTTCCCAAGATCCCCAATGGACATCACACAGGGGAGAGTGTTGGCTCCTTTGCCCCAGGATTGTCTGTGACTTACAGCTGTGAACCTGGTTACTTGCTCGTTGGAGAAAAGACCATCAGGTGTCTGTCTTCAGGAAAGTGGAGCGCTGCTCTTCCCAGGTGTAAAG AGGCACGGTGTGAACCTCCAGGACCGTTTCTCAATGGAGAGATAGAGAGCCCTCCCAGTCTTCGGGTTGGTGTAACTGTGAACTTTTACTGTAATGAAGG GTATTGGTTACAAGGCCAACCTTCTAGTCGGTGTGTAATTGCTGGACAGCGTGCTTCTTGGACCAGAATGCCAGTGTGCAAAG AAATTCTTTGTGGGCCACCACCTTCTATTCTCAATGGAAGACATACAGGCAACCCTTCAGGGAACATCCCATATGGAAGCATGGTCACTTATGCTTGTGACCCAGACCCAGAGAAAGGAGTGAGCTTCATCCTTACTGGGAAGAAAACCATCCATTGTACCGCCAATAGTCAGAAGACTGGAGGAGTCTGGAGTGGCCCTGCCCCACGCTGTGAACTTTCTAGTTCTGCCATTCAGTGTCCACCTCCCCAGATCCCAAGAGGCCAAATGTCATCTGGATGGAAAGAGCAATATTCCTATAATGACACCGTGGTATTTGCTTGCACATTTGGCTTCACCATGAAGGGCAGCAAGGTGACCCGATGTAATGGCCAAGGTGCATGGGAGCCATCGGTACCTGTCTGTGAAAAGG agtGCCAAGCCCCTCCTAAAATCCTCAATGGGCAAAAGGAAGATGGACACATGGTCCACTTTGAGCCAGGAACATCCATAAAGTACAGCTGTGACCCTGGCTATGTGCTAGTGGGAGAAAAATCCATACGTTGTACCTCTGACGGGGTGTGGACACCCACCGCCCCCGAATGCAAAG TGGCAGAGTGTGAACCCATAGAAAAACAAGTCTTTAAGAGACCCCGGGATCAATTTATTAGACCAGATGTTAACTCTTCTTGCGATGAAGG GTACCGGTTAGGTGGGAGTGTTTATCAGTTGTGTCAAGGTGCGATTCCTTGGTTTATGGAGCGTCGTCTTTGTGAAG AAATCACCTGCCCGCCACCTCCTGTGATCTACAATGGGAAACACACCGGGAGTTCCTCTGAAAATGTTCCATATGGCACCACAGTCACCTACACATGCAACCCTGGGCCAGAGAGCGGAGTGGAATTCGTCCTCATTGGAGAGAGCACCATCCGTTGTATAAGCAATGACCAAGAGAGGGGCATCTGGAGTGGCCCTGCCCCTGTCTGTAAACTTTCCCTCCCTGCTGTTCAGTGTCCACCCGCCCACGTGGCAAACGGATACAAGATATCTGGCAAGGAAGCCCCATATTTCTACAATGACAGTGTGAAATTCAAGTGTAATAAGGGATTTACTCTGAAGGGCAGCAGTCAGATTCGCTGCAAAGCCAATAACACCTGGGATCCTGAAATACCAGTCTGTGAAAAAG GCTGCCAGCCACCTTTTGGGCTCCAGCATGGTCGGCATACAGGTGGAAATAGGGTCCTTTTTGTCTCTGGGATGACTGTAGACTACACCTGTGACCCTGGCTACTTGCTGGTGGGAAACAAATCCATTCACTGTATGCCTTCGGGAAATTGGAGTCCTTCTGCCCCTCGGTGTGAAG AAGCACCGTGTCAACCTGTGAGAGAAGATCTTCGAGAGCCTCCTGTTCACTCACACGTAGTACTGGTTAATACGTCCTGTCAAGAGGG GTACCGGCTGACTGGACATGCTTATCAGAAGTGTCAAGATGCTGAGAATAGGGTCTGGTTCCAGAAGATTCCACTTTGTAAAg CCGTTCACTGCCCGCCTCCACCAGTGATTGACCACGGAAGGCCCAGGGGTGTGATGGCAGAACGCTTCCTATATGGAAATGAAGTCTCTTATGAATGTGACCAGGGATTCTCCCTTGTGGGAGAGAAAAATATACGATGCATCATTGATTCTAAAGGACATGGGTCTTGGAGTGGACCTACCCCCCAGTGCTTCAAATCTCCTCCTGTGACCCACTGCCCTAACCCAGAAGTCAAACATGGATATAAGCTAAACAAAACTCGTTCTTCATATGCCCACGATGACATAGTATATGTCGCCTGCAATCCCGGCTTCATCATGAATGGCAGTAACTTGATTAGGTGTCATACCAACAACCAGTGGGTGCCAGGTGTACCAACTTGTATCAAAATGG CTTTCTTAGGATGTCAGCCTCCACTAGATATACCCAATGGGAATCACACTGGTGGAGATATGGCTCGATTTTCTCCCGGAATGTCAATCCTGTACAGCTGTGACCAAGGCTACCTGCTGGTGGGAGAGGCATTCCTCCTCTGCACACATGAGGGAACCTGGAGCCAACCTGCCCCTTATTGTAAAG AGGTGAACTGTAGCTCCCCAGAGTATATTAATGGAATCCAGAAGGGGCTGGAGCCTGGGAAAATGTATCAGTATGGAGCTATTGTCACTTTGGAGTGTGAGGAGGGGTATACCCTGGAAGGCAGTCCCCAGAGCCAGTGCCAGGATGATCACCGGTGGAACCCGCCCCTGGCTGTTTGCAAATCGCCAG CCTCACTTGCTCCTCTTCTTTCTG gtcTTTCTGCGGGTTCAGTACTTCTTATATTCTTGATTGGTGTCACCTTATGCACGATATTAAAACACAGAGAACG
- the CR2 gene encoding complement receptor type 2 isoform X4, which translates to MITHLFVFRYRLIGDSSATCIISDNIVTWDKDMPFCEWCLPPPPINHGSYNILDKEFFPIGQEVSYSCDPGYTLIGTNPIQCTSLGTWSHTAPECEAKSCDAIPNQLLNGRVVVPPNLKLGAEVSFACDKGYRLNGQSSSQCVSEGTRVLWNNKFPVCERISCDPPPPIKNGWSSYSSGPIPLNTVIRYTCSGNFRLIGERVIFCISKDQVKAIWDKGAPVCEYYNKNSFCSEPIVPGGYRDKTSRPPYRHGDSVTFTCNTNFTMKGNKSVWCQANRTWGPTPLPICESDFPQECPSLPKIPNGHHTGESVGSFAPGLSVTYSCEPGYLLVGEKTIRCLSSGKWSAALPRCKEARCEPPGPFLNGEIESPPSLRVGVTVNFYCNEGYWLQGQPSSRCVIAGQRASWTRMPVCKEILCGPPPSILNGRHTGNPSGNIPYGSMVTYACDPDPEKGVSFILTGKKTIHCTANSQKTGGVWSGPAPRCELSSSAIQCPPPQIPRGQMSSGWKEQYSYNDTVVFACTFGFTMKGSKVTRCNGQGAWEPSVPVCEKECQAPPKILNGQKEDGHMVHFEPGTSIKYSCDPGYVLVGEKSIRCTSDGVWTPTAPECKVAECEPIEKQVFKRPRDQFIRPDVNSSCDEGYRLGGSVYQLCQGAIPWFMERRLCEEITCPPPPVIYNGKHTGSSSENVPYGTTVTYTCNPGPESGVEFVLIGESTIRCISNDQERGIWSGPAPVCKLSLPAVQCPPAHVANGYKISGKEAPYFYNDSVKFKCNKGFTLKGSSQIRCKANNTWDPEIPVCEKGCQPPFGLQHGRHTGGNRVLFVSGMTVDYTCDPGYLLVGNKSIHCMPSGNWSPSAPRCEEAPCQPVREDLREPPVHSHVVLVNTSCQEGYRLTGHAYQKCQDAENRVWFQKIPLCKAVHCPPPPVIDHGRPRGVMAERFLYGNEVSYECDQGFSLVGEKNIRCIIDSKGHGSWSGPTPQCFKSPPVTHCPNPEVKHGYKLNKTRSSYAHDDIVYVACNPGFIMNGSNLIRCHTNNQWVPGVPTCIKMAFLGCQPPLDIPNGNHTGGDMARFSPGMSILYSCDQGYLLVGEAFLLCTHEGTWSQPAPYCKEVNCSSPEYINGIQKGLEPGKMYQYGAIVTLECEEGYTLEGSPQSQCQDDHRWNPPLAVCKSPASLAPLLSGLSAGSVLLIFLIGVTLCTILKHRERNYYTNKSPIEGDLHLETQEVYSIDPYNPAS; encoded by the exons ATGATCACTCATCTGTTTGTCTTTAGATATCGACTCATTGGTGATTCATCTGCTACATGTATTATCTCAGACAATATTGTAACCTGGGATAAGGACATGCCTTTTTGTGAAT GGTGTCTACCACCTCCACCTATCAACCATGGTAGTTATAACATCTTGGATAAGGAATTCTTTCCAATTGGACAGGAGGTGTCCTACAGCTGTGACCCTGGCTACACCCTCATTGGAACTAACCCTATTCAGTGCACATCCTTGGGAACCTGGAGCCATACAGCCCCTGAATGTGAAG CAAAATCATGTGATGCCATCCCAAACCAACTTCTCAATGGCCGTGTGGTGGTCCCCCCTAATCTCAAGCTTGGGGCAGAGGTTTCGTTTGCTTGTGATAAGGG GTACCGATTAAATGGCCAATCTTCTAGTCAGTGTGTCTCAGAAGGAACGAGAGTACTCTGGAATAATAAGTTTCCTGTCTGTGAAC GAATTTCTTGTGACCCTCCTCCTCCTATCAAAAATGGTTGGAGTAGTTATTCTTCTGGTCCCATACCTCTTAACACTGTGATACGGTACACTTGTTCTGGTAACTTCCGCCTCATTGGAGAAAGAGTCATTTTTTGTATAAGTAAAGACCAAGTGAAGGCCATCTGGGATAAAGGTGCTCCTGTATgtgaatattataataaaaattctttttgctcCGAGCCCATAGTACCAGGGGGATACAGAGATAAAACATCTAGACCACCATACAGACATGGTGATTCCGTGACATTTACCTGTAATACCAACTTCACCATGAAAGGCAACAAATCTGTTTGGTGCCAGGCAAATAGAACCTGGGGGCCAACACCACTACCCATCTGTGAGAGTG ATTTCCCGCAGGAGTGTCCATCGCTTCCCAAGATCCCCAATGGACATCACACAGGGGAGAGTGTTGGCTCCTTTGCCCCAGGATTGTCTGTGACTTACAGCTGTGAACCTGGTTACTTGCTCGTTGGAGAAAAGACCATCAGGTGTCTGTCTTCAGGAAAGTGGAGCGCTGCTCTTCCCAGGTGTAAAG AGGCACGGTGTGAACCTCCAGGACCGTTTCTCAATGGAGAGATAGAGAGCCCTCCCAGTCTTCGGGTTGGTGTAACTGTGAACTTTTACTGTAATGAAGG GTATTGGTTACAAGGCCAACCTTCTAGTCGGTGTGTAATTGCTGGACAGCGTGCTTCTTGGACCAGAATGCCAGTGTGCAAAG AAATTCTTTGTGGGCCACCACCTTCTATTCTCAATGGAAGACATACAGGCAACCCTTCAGGGAACATCCCATATGGAAGCATGGTCACTTATGCTTGTGACCCAGACCCAGAGAAAGGAGTGAGCTTCATCCTTACTGGGAAGAAAACCATCCATTGTACCGCCAATAGTCAGAAGACTGGAGGAGTCTGGAGTGGCCCTGCCCCACGCTGTGAACTTTCTAGTTCTGCCATTCAGTGTCCACCTCCCCAGATCCCAAGAGGCCAAATGTCATCTGGATGGAAAGAGCAATATTCCTATAATGACACCGTGGTATTTGCTTGCACATTTGGCTTCACCATGAAGGGCAGCAAGGTGACCCGATGTAATGGCCAAGGTGCATGGGAGCCATCGGTACCTGTCTGTGAAAAGG agtGCCAAGCCCCTCCTAAAATCCTCAATGGGCAAAAGGAAGATGGACACATGGTCCACTTTGAGCCAGGAACATCCATAAAGTACAGCTGTGACCCTGGCTATGTGCTAGTGGGAGAAAAATCCATACGTTGTACCTCTGACGGGGTGTGGACACCCACCGCCCCCGAATGCAAAG TGGCAGAGTGTGAACCCATAGAAAAACAAGTCTTTAAGAGACCCCGGGATCAATTTATTAGACCAGATGTTAACTCTTCTTGCGATGAAGG GTACCGGTTAGGTGGGAGTGTTTATCAGTTGTGTCAAGGTGCGATTCCTTGGTTTATGGAGCGTCGTCTTTGTGAAG AAATCACCTGCCCGCCACCTCCTGTGATCTACAATGGGAAACACACCGGGAGTTCCTCTGAAAATGTTCCATATGGCACCACAGTCACCTACACATGCAACCCTGGGCCAGAGAGCGGAGTGGAATTCGTCCTCATTGGAGAGAGCACCATCCGTTGTATAAGCAATGACCAAGAGAGGGGCATCTGGAGTGGCCCTGCCCCTGTCTGTAAACTTTCCCTCCCTGCTGTTCAGTGTCCACCCGCCCACGTGGCAAACGGATACAAGATATCTGGCAAGGAAGCCCCATATTTCTACAATGACAGTGTGAAATTCAAGTGTAATAAGGGATTTACTCTGAAGGGCAGCAGTCAGATTCGCTGCAAAGCCAATAACACCTGGGATCCTGAAATACCAGTCTGTGAAAAAG GCTGCCAGCCACCTTTTGGGCTCCAGCATGGTCGGCATACAGGTGGAAATAGGGTCCTTTTTGTCTCTGGGATGACTGTAGACTACACCTGTGACCCTGGCTACTTGCTGGTGGGAAACAAATCCATTCACTGTATGCCTTCGGGAAATTGGAGTCCTTCTGCCCCTCGGTGTGAAG AAGCACCGTGTCAACCTGTGAGAGAAGATCTTCGAGAGCCTCCTGTTCACTCACACGTAGTACTGGTTAATACGTCCTGTCAAGAGGG GTACCGGCTGACTGGACATGCTTATCAGAAGTGTCAAGATGCTGAGAATAGGGTCTGGTTCCAGAAGATTCCACTTTGTAAAg CCGTTCACTGCCCGCCTCCACCAGTGATTGACCACGGAAGGCCCAGGGGTGTGATGGCAGAACGCTTCCTATATGGAAATGAAGTCTCTTATGAATGTGACCAGGGATTCTCCCTTGTGGGAGAGAAAAATATACGATGCATCATTGATTCTAAAGGACATGGGTCTTGGAGTGGACCTACCCCCCAGTGCTTCAAATCTCCTCCTGTGACCCACTGCCCTAACCCAGAAGTCAAACATGGATATAAGCTAAACAAAACTCGTTCTTCATATGCCCACGATGACATAGTATATGTCGCCTGCAATCCCGGCTTCATCATGAATGGCAGTAACTTGATTAGGTGTCATACCAACAACCAGTGGGTGCCAGGTGTACCAACTTGTATCAAAATGG CTTTCTTAGGATGTCAGCCTCCACTAGATATACCCAATGGGAATCACACTGGTGGAGATATGGCTCGATTTTCTCCCGGAATGTCAATCCTGTACAGCTGTGACCAAGGCTACCTGCTGGTGGGAGAGGCATTCCTCCTCTGCACACATGAGGGAACCTGGAGCCAACCTGCCCCTTATTGTAAAG AGGTGAACTGTAGCTCCCCAGAGTATATTAATGGAATCCAGAAGGGGCTGGAGCCTGGGAAAATGTATCAGTATGGAGCTATTGTCACTTTGGAGTGTGAGGAGGGGTATACCCTGGAAGGCAGTCCCCAGAGCCAGTGCCAGGATGATCACCGGTGGAACCCGCCCCTGGCTGTTTGCAAATCGCCAG CCTCACTTGCTCCTCTTCTTTCTG gtcTTTCTGCGGGTTCAGTACTTCTTATATTCTTGATTGGTGTCACCTTATGCACGATATTAAAACACAGAGAACG